Genomic DNA from Acidisoma sp. PAMC 29798:
CGAGAGCAACCTGGGCATCGGCCATGCCATGGTCGGCCGCCTTGGTGAACCATATCCGTGCGGCAACCATGTCCACGGGGATACCGGTGCCGTCTGCGAGCATCCGGCCGTAGTGATACTGCGCATTGACGATGCCATCGGCGGCACGGTGCATCCAGAAGGCCGCGCGCTCGGGGTCTGGTTCGATACCGAAGCCACGGGACAGGCAGACACTGAAATTGAACGCGGCCATCAGGTCGCCGCTTTCGGCCGCCTGTTCGAACCAAGACCGCATCCGATCGGGATCGGCGTCGCGGACATCGCCTTGCAAGACCAGATTGGCCAGATCGACCTGGGACCGAACATTGCCGGCGGCGGCGGCCCGGTCGAACCAGATCGCAGCCTCCTCGGCATTGCGGGCAACGCCCGCGCCGGTCAGGTAGAGCATGCCAAGCGCACGGGCGGCCATGGCGTGACCGCCTTCCGCCGCGCGCTGGAACCATGTGGCGGCTTCCGCGAAATTCGGCGGAAGATCGCCCCCCTTGGCATAGAGGTCTCCGACCAAGGCCGACGCCTCGAGGTCACCGGCAAGTGCCGCGCGCCGGAGCCAGGATTCCCCCGTGACCTTGTCAGCCTTGTGGCCGCGCCCTTCCATCAAGGCGAGGCCGTAGCGCGACATCGCGGAACGGAGGCCCCGGTTGGCCGCTTTTTCGTAGAGCTTGATGGCGGACGACATATCCTTTGCAAGCCCGACGCCGTGTTCGAGCAAGACCCCGTGGAGGTATTGCGCCATAGGCAGGTCGAACTCGGGCGCCGCCGCAGCGACAATCGAGGCCACGCCTTGGGATTGCAGAGCGTCATCCCCACCGCCACGGCGCAGAAGAGAAAGGCCGAGGCCGAGCTTGCCCTGCGCGCTGCCGCTTTCCGCGCACCGCTTATACCAAGTTTCGGCCTCTTCGAGGTTTTGGATCGCCTCGGGGCCGACACTCAGAATATAGCCCAGGAGCGCCTGCCCATCGGCCGATCCGCCTTCGGCCGCACGACGGGCCCAGCGCTCGGCGGTGATGAAGTCGGGTTGGGCGGCGCGCTCCTCGCTAAACATACCGGACCGGCGACCGGCTGGCGCATCTTCCGCTTGTCCTGTGACCAGTAAGGTCGCCAGGGCGGCTTGCGCTTCGGCGAAGCCCTGGCTGGCGGAGAGCTCCAGCCAGCGCCGGCCTTCGGTCCGGCTTGGGGGGACGCCTTTTCCCTGCAGGTAACAGAGGCCGACACGATATTCCGCGGCCGGAAGCTTGGTTTGGGCGGCGCGCGCGACCAGCTTAAACCCTTCGGCGCCTTCGCCTGCCTCAATAAGCGCTTCTCCGCGCTGCAGAAGTTTGGTGTCTTTGCGCGATGTCAGCCAGCCGAAAGCCAAGATCTTCGTCCTTTTCGCGTCACCTCACAGGCCCTGTGATCACGTTAACGGGCCGATGACGGCTCTCAGTCTGTCAGTACTTTGCAACGGGCGAACCCCGCAGATATGTCACACGGCGCCCTGCCAGGACAGTCGTTGGCTTTACCACCTTCGCGCCGCACCGCCTTCAGGGAGCCGCGAAAGCCGATATCGCCCTCCGACGGTGGCATGGGGAAGCCTTAGTTCGGCTCACGCATTCCGGTCGTGAAGGCCGGAAGAACGCGCTTGGCCAAGTATTCCATAATCGTCCGCTTACCGATCTTCACGTCGGCGTCGACCGGCATGCCCGGCGTCAGAACAAAGCCAGGCGGCAGGTTGTGCAACTCGTTTCCGTCAATTTCGATATGGGCACGATAGAAGAGGCTTGTGGGTGCGGTGCCATTGACGTCCGATACGGCGCCAGACCCGACATCCGCTGGGTCAAACGAATCGGCACTGATCGACGTGACCTTACCCTTCAAGTCGCCATACATTGTAAAAGGCAGAGATGAGAGTTTGATATCCACGGGATTGCCGGGTGCCACAAACCCTGACACGCTGCCATCGAGGTTTGCGTCAACCTGCAGCGGCGCATTGAGCGGTGTCAGGCTGATAAACTGCTGCCCACTCTGCAGAACCGAACCCACGGATACATGCGCAAGGGTCAGCACCACGGCATCCCTATCTGCGCGTATATCGACCAGCTGATGAATTTTGGTGTCCTTGGTCAGGCTCTGCTGCGCGGTTGCGAGCGAATTTCCGGCGACCTGAAGCTGCTGGGAGAGGTTGGAGAACCACTGCTGAATGAAAGCCTCACGCTGCGCTTCAATCGAGGCGATATCACCCTGGGCCTTGCGAGCCTGGGCATTGGCGTCGGCCAGATTTCCGGCGATGCTCAATCGGGTATCGGCGGCCGCGAGGGAGTCGAGCCGGCTGCCGACCTGCATCTGCTGCAATTGGCTTCTCATCGCCTCGACATTCGCCGCTAGAGCGAGCCGCTGCGAATATTGCTGAACATCCCCGACAGCCTGTTGATAGGTCGCCTGAAGACTCGCGATCTGCTGGTCGAAGTTTTGGACACCCGCGTGATACTGGGACTGCAATTGGTTGTAGCTGGCGAGTTGCATTGCCGACTGGCCATTAATGACGCTGGGGACATAGGGCCGGTTTGCCAGCTGAGCATTGAGCCGTTCGACCTGCGCGGAAAAACTGTCGACCTGTTCCTGATCGGCTTTCAGGTCGGCCGCAGTGAAGGTCGGGTCCAACTCAGCCAGCAGATCCCCTTTATGAACCACCTGACCCGCGTGCACATAGATATTGCGCACGATTGACGTCTCGAGCGGTTGCACCAGCGTCGTCGGAACGGTGGACACAAGTTTGCCTTCGCCCGTGACAACCTTGTCCGTCTTGATAACGCAACCGGCGACGATGCAGGCGGCCACGCCTACGCCCACCATCAGCGTCACGTAGCGTGCGGACTGCGGGACAGGCGTCGCAATGAGCGCCGCGGTCGGCGACTGAAATTCGAGAATCGCCAGGGCATCGCCCTGGGGATCAATCGCCTTGGGCGAGGACAGGAGTCGGCGAGCCATGGCGCGGGTTTCCCTGGTTGTCCGTAATGTGGCGGTTCTGCTGCAGCCACAGCATGCGGTAGACGGGGCAACGCTCTACGAGTTCGGCATGGGTGCCGACGTCGAGTACGGTGCCACGATCCATCACGATGATGGCGTTGCAATCGACGAGCGAAGACAAGCGATGAGACACGATCACCATCGTCCGCCCCGCGCCGATGCGCTTGAGGTTGGCGTTGACCAAGGCCTCGCTTTCCGGATCGAGTGCGCTCGTCGCCTCGTCGAGGATCATCAGGCGAGGGTCGGTGATGACAGCGCGGGCAATCGCCAGCCGCTGCCTCTGACCACCGGACAGGTTAGGCGAACCTTCCTGGATGAAGGTGTCATAGCCCGCCGGCATGCGTTCGATGAACTCTTCCGCACCGGCCAAACGCGCAGCCCGGACAACGTCTTCCATCGTCAGTCCAGCGCGGCCACCGATGATATTGTCCCGGATCGACCCACGAAACAGGAAGTTTTCCTGCAGCACGACGCCGAAATTGCGACGCAGATGGCGCAGATTGATGGAGCGAAGTTCCACGCCATCGATTTTCACGAAGCCCATATAGTCACGGCTGATGCCTTGTAGCAGGCGCGTGATCGTGGACTTGCCCGACCCGCTTCGGCCCACAAGGCCAAGCATGGTGCCAGCCGGGACCGAGAAGTTGACGTCATCCAAGGCCGGGCGAACGGAGCCATTATAGGTAAAGAAGACGCTGTCGAACTCGATCGCGCCGGCAAAGTTCGGCCGCAAGCCACGGTCGATGCCACGGATTTCAGGCGGCGTGTTGATCACGGCCTGCACTTCGCCCATCGTGGCGCGGACATCCTCGAAATCCTGCATCAGCTTGGCAAAACTTACCAAGGGCGAGGCCACCCGCATCGACAGCATCGAGAAGGCCATCAGGGAGCCGATTTCGGCCTCGTTCTTGGAGACCATGGCCATATAAGCCCCCAACAGCATGACGCCATATTGGCAGTAGCGCTGCAACGGAATGGTCAGGGTCTGCGGCCAAAGTGCGAGCCGGCCGGCCTTGAGGCGGAGATCGCCGGCTTGCGCCACATTCTCGTCCCACTGGCTGTAGCGCACCGATTCGAGGGCCAGTGACTTGACGGTTTTGATGCCGTGAAGGGTTTCGATCAAGACAGAGAATTTACGCGATTCCGCGCCCGCCACCTTGCCGGTCAGTTCCCGCAGGGGGCGCAGGAAGCAGGCGATGATCAGCATGATCAGGCCTGCCGCCGCGACGATCGTCCAGGCCAGCGTCGCATTCATGAAGAAGAGCAGCGGGAGCAAGATCGCCAGCATAATGCCGTCAATGAATGTCGTCAGCAGCCGGCCGGTGATGAATTCGCGGATCGTATTGATCTTGCCGATGGCGCTGCCGATGATGCCGAGCTGCGTGCGCTCGAAATAGTCGAGGGGCAGGGACACCAGCCGCTTGAAGACGAAAAGCTGAATCTTTGCATCGATCCGGGTCGATACGACCTGCAGCAAATTGCCGCGCGCATGCTCGATCAAGGCATCGAACAGCACAACCACCAGCATGATAATACACACGAGCGTCAGGGTGCTCATGCTGTGATATTCGATGATGCGCTGGATCGCAGAATAGACGACCAGAATAGGCGCGATCGTCAGGATGGTGATGATCAGGGAGGCGAAGGCAATGCTGCGCAGAAGATGTCTCTCCGCCATAACAAGCTTCGTGAGAAAGCCGAAGCTCAGCGGAACGTCCTGGTCGTTGTCACCCCGTTGAGGGCGAATAAGAAGCACTTCGCCTTCCCAGACCTGGGACAGCCGCAACTCATCCACGGGAACAGAGACACCGCCCCCACTCATGGTAGGCTCTTTGACGAAGACCAGATTTCGGGCCGGATCAACCTCGACCATCAGGACGGCGCCGCCATCCTTCATGAGGAGCATGACCGGGCCAGCCGATTCCAGCCGCATGAGCTGCTGCCATTTCATGCGGATGGCCTTGGCCCAAAGCCCCTGCTCCCGAAGCCATTCGACCAGCGCGGCCGGTGACGGCACGGGCGTGGTGGGATCAATGCGGAAGGTCGTGGGATCGAGATCGATGCCGTGATAGCGGGCGATCGCCAGCGCGCCGACAAGCCAGGTATGAAGGCCGGGTTCCCGGCTGACCGATGTCTCGTTGATGTGCCCGGAGGCCGAGGGATCAAACTCGTTCATTGTATCCATTATCGCTTGAGACCTTCCACGGGTCGATCCTCTCGATGTGGCGAGCCGTCAAAGGAACGACCCCAAACATTCAATAACGTCAATCTCTCGCTGCGAATGGCAACTTAGTTGACCGGTCCTACCCGATTTTTGCACTGCGGGATACCGGGATTTTCACCCTTGAGCTTAGCCGCAAATCCTTAACGAATAGATAGCAGTTCGCCGTAATCCCGGCGGTTTCCAGATTACAGCAACTTAATCTTGAATCCCGGTATCGATGATATGACCTTGAGCGGCCGCCGTTTCACTGGGGCGATGACAGCTTCAGATGCCCGCAGAATTGCGCCTGACTATGGCCAACCTCGTTTATACTTGTTCTGATGATGGTTTGCCTCAAATTGAGCTGGCGTATCGGTCGCGCGTTGATGGCAGGCAGGCGTGGCATTTAGCATCGATCCCGCAGGCAAGCTGCCATCCCAGACACGCAACGCCCAACGCTTGCTAAACCGCCGTCGCTGGCGCAAAAGATGCCCCTCGAAAACACCGGCAATGGGCTGGGACGTGACCGAGCGCGCGGGGCCACTGCCCCTGCCGCGCTTTTCTTGCATGGAGGCAATTGTGACCAGCACCCCGCCGCTTGGCCTGATCCGAAACATCGGCATCACCGCTCATATCGACGCCGGCAAGACCACCACCACCGAGCGTATCCTCTATTACACGGGCGTCTCCCACCGGATCGGTGAGGTCCATGACGGCAATACCACGACCGATTACATGGATCAGGAGCGTGAGCGCGGCATTACCATCACCTCCGCCGCCGTGACCTGTGAGTGGAAGGGTCACCGCATCAACATCATCGACACGCCCGGCCATATCGATTTCAACATCGAAGTGAACCGTTCGCTGCGCGTTCTGGACGGTGCTATCTTCATCATCGAGGGCGTGGCGGGCGTGCAGCCCCAGTCCGAGACCAATTGGCGCCTGGCCGACCGCTATAACGTGCCGCGCATCATCTTCATCAACAAGCTGGACCGCACGGGCGCCGACTTCTACCGCGCCTTTGATACGCTGAAGGAAAAGCTCGACATCGTCGCACTGCCCTTGCAGCTGCCGATCGGCATCGAGGACACTTTCATCGGCGTCGTCGATCTGATTGAGATGAAGGCCATCATCTGGGAAGGCGGCGAGCTTGGCGCGGCCTTCCATGATGCTCCGATTCCCGAGGATCTCGCTGAACGGGCCGCCGAGGCCCGCCAGCTTCTGCTCGATACGGCCGTTTCGGTCGATAACCTGGCCATGGAAGAGTATTTCGAAAAGGGCGACGTTTCGGTCGAGACCCTGAAGCGCTGCATAAAGCGCGGCGCCATCGATGGTACGTTCCGACCGGTTCTGTGCGGCACGGCCTTCAAGAACAAGGGCGTGCAGCCCTTGCTCGACGCCGTTCTCGACTACCTGCCGTCCCCGATCGACGTGCCGGGCATCAAGATCGCCGCCGATGAAGACGTCGAAGACACCCCCGAGCTCGCGGCCGCCCGCCGCGTCATCCCGGCGAACCCCGATGCGCCCTTCGCCGGCCTCGCCTTCAAGATCATCAACGACAAATACGGCACGCTGACCTTCGTTCGCGTCTATTCGGGCACCCTGAAGTCCGGCGACACGGTCATGAACACGACCAAGGACCATCGCGAGCGGATCGGCCGTATGTTCCAGATGCATGCCGACAAGCGCGCCGAGATCAAGGAAGTGTCAGCCGGTGACATCGCGGCCTTCGTCGGCCTCAAGGATACAGGTACGGGCGACACGCTCGCCTCCTCCGATGATCCGGTGGTGCTGGAGCGCATGGCCTTCCCGGTGCCCGTGATCGATATCTCCGTCGAGCCGAAGACCAAGGAGGGCGTCGAGAAGATGACCCTCGGCCTGCAGAAGCTCGCCGGCGAAGACCCGTCGCTGCGCCTCAAGACGGACCAGGAGACCGGCCAGACCATTCTCTCCGGAATGGGCGAGCTGCATCTGGAAATCATCATCGACCGTCTGAAGCGTGAATATGGCGTGGACGCCAATATCGGCGCCCCGCAGGTCGCGTATCGCGAGACGATCTCCAAGTCGCACACCGAGACCTATACCCACAAGAAGCAGTCGGGCGGTTCGGGCCAATATGCCGAGGTCAAGATCACCTTCGAGCCGCTGGAGCGGAACACGGGCGTGGTCTTCGAAAACAAGGTCGTTGGCGGCACTGTCCCCCGGGAATACATTCCGGCCGTAGAAAAGGGCATTCGCGTCCAGGCCGATACCGGCGTGCTCGCGGGCTTCCAGACCGTCGACTTCAAATACACCCTGATCGACGGCAAGTACCATGACGTCGATTCGTCGGCGCTCGCCTTCGAAATCGCCGCCAAGGCCTGCTTCCGCGATGGCATGAAGAAGGCCGGCCCGATCATTCTGGAACCGATCATGGACGTGGAGGTCACGACCCCCAACGACCACGTTGGTGACGTCGTGGGCGATCTCAATCGGCGCCGCGGCATGATCCAGAACCAGGAAAGCTCGGGGTCCACGGTTATCGTGCGCGCCCATGTGCCGCTGAAGGAGATGTTCGGCTATATCTCCCACCTGCGCAGCATGACGAAGGGCCGCGCGTCCTTCACCATGCAGTTCCATCACTACGATCCCGTGCCGCGCAATGTGGCCGACGAGATCATGGCCAAGAGCGCCTAACGCGTCGCAAAACAGAAAAGCCGGCGGTGGGGAAACCTTCCGCCGGCTTTTTTATGGGCGTTACAGTTCCACTTGCCGACCGACCTCCAGGAACCGGTCGGCAGGCAGATCGAAGCGATCCGGCGTCCGCACCGCATTACGATACATGAAGGCGAAGATGACACGCCGCCAGCCTGCAAGCCGGGGGCGGGTCTTGCTGCGGATGACCTCATCCCGCGCGGCGAAGAAGACCGCCTCGTCAAGGTTCAGCGGGCAACCGTGTTCTTGCGCACGAGCGAGGGCCACCGTCAGGCTTGGCACCTCAACGAAACCGAACCGCACCGTCACTCGCCACAGCCCTTCCGCGATGCGTTCCACGCGGGCGCGATCTTCGTCCGCCACGCGGGGAATTTCGTCGAAGACGAGCGTGAGGCTCACCACCGTTTCCTGCAGCGCCTTCATCTCCGCGACGTGGCGCACCAGCACGAGGGGAATGTCGATACCGCTGCGGCTGAGAAACACGGCGGCGCCGTGGACACGCGGGATGTTGCCCTCTTTGAGGTTCGCGAGGAAATCCGCCGGGCGCATTTCATGCTCCGCGAGCCGGGCACGCACCGCATCGACGCCCCGTCGCCAGGTCGTCATGATCAGGAAAATGAAGATGCCAAGGAGAAGCGGCAGCCAGCCGCCCTCCTTCAGCTTGAGTAGATTGGCCGCGAAAAACGCGAGGTCGAAGATCAGGAACCCGCCACTCACACAAAGCGCGAGGGGTTTCGGCCAGTGCCAGAGGTCGCGCATGGCGTTGTAGAGCAGCGCCGTCGTGAGCAGCATTGTGGTCGAGACGGCGGTGCCATAGGCGCCCGCCAGCCGGTCCGAACTCCCAAAGCCGAAGGTGAGGGCGAGGGTGCCGATCATCATCGTCCAATTCACGAAGGGCACGTAGATCTGACCGTATTCGCGGTCCGAGGTTTGGCGAATGTTCAGGCCTGGAAACCAGCCGAGTTGCATCGCCTGTCGGGTGAGGGAAAAGGCGCCGGTGATGATGGCCTGGCTAGCGATGATGGTGGCGACCGTCGCGAGCACCACCAATGGAATGACGGCCCAGCCGGGCGCCAGCTTGAAGAAAGGGTTGCTGGTGAGGCCCGGCGACTGGATCAGTAGGGCGGTCTGCCCGGCATAGCTCAACAGGAGGGCCGGCAATACGATGCAATACCAGGACAGCCGGATGGGGGCGCGGCCGACGCTGCCCATATCGGCATAGAGCGCCTCCCCGCCTGTGATGGCGAGAAAGACGCCGCCAAGCACGATGAAACTGCGCCAGCCATGATGCGCCAAAAACGTGATGCCGTGCCGGGGATCGAGCGCGGTGATCACGGCAGGATGTTTGAGGATACCGAAGAGCCCGAGCGCCGCTATGACCAGAAACCAGATGAGCATGATCGGCCCGAACAGCCGGCCGATGCTGGCAGTGCCGCGGGTCTGTGCCGCGAACAGCGCCAGCAGAACGACGAGCGCCGCCGGCATCACAAAGGGCTTGAGGACATCAGTGGCGACGTTGACGCCCTCCAACGCGCTGAGCACGGAAATGGCGGGCGTGATGATGCCGTCTCCATAAATCAACGCAGCGCCGAAAAGGCCCATGGCGATCAGCACGGCGGCGCCGCGACGGCTGTGGTCCGCGCCGCGTTTGGTGACGAGGGACATGAGGGCGAGGATGCCGCCCTCGCCATGATTGTCTGCCCGCATCACGAGGCCGCAGTATTTGACCGAGATGGTGACGATCAGCGTCCAGACGACGAGGGACAGCAGCCCGAGCGCATTGGCGGCCGAGGGATGACCGCCGATGTCCTCGACGATGGTTTGATAGGTATAGAGCGGACTGGT
This window encodes:
- a CDS encoding peptidase domain-containing ABC transporter, giving the protein MNEFDPSASGHINETSVSREPGLHTWLVGALAIARYHGIDLDPTTFRIDPTTPVPSPAALVEWLREQGLWAKAIRMKWQQLMRLESAGPVMLLMKDGGAVLMVEVDPARNLVFVKEPTMSGGGVSVPVDELRLSQVWEGEVLLIRPQRGDNDQDVPLSFGFLTKLVMAERHLLRSIAFASLIITILTIAPILVVYSAIQRIIEYHSMSTLTLVCIIMLVVVLFDALIEHARGNLLQVVSTRIDAKIQLFVFKRLVSLPLDYFERTQLGIIGSAIGKINTIREFITGRLLTTFIDGIMLAILLPLLFFMNATLAWTIVAAAGLIMLIIACFLRPLRELTGKVAGAESRKFSVLIETLHGIKTVKSLALESVRYSQWDENVAQAGDLRLKAGRLALWPQTLTIPLQRYCQYGVMLLGAYMAMVSKNEAEIGSLMAFSMLSMRVASPLVSFAKLMQDFEDVRATMGEVQAVINTPPEIRGIDRGLRPNFAGAIEFDSVFFTYNGSVRPALDDVNFSVPAGTMLGLVGRSGSGKSTITRLLQGISRDYMGFVKIDGVELRSINLRHLRRNFGVVLQENFLFRGSIRDNIIGGRAGLTMEDVVRAARLAGAEEFIERMPAGYDTFIQEGSPNLSGGQRQRLAIARAVITDPRLMILDEATSALDPESEALVNANLKRIGAGRTMVIVSHRLSSLVDCNAIIVMDRGTVLDVGTHAELVERCPVYRMLWLQQNRHITDNQGNPRHGSPTPVLAQGD
- a CDS encoding HlyD family type I secretion periplasmic adaptor subunit, with translation MTLMVGVGVAACIVAGCVIKTDKVVTGEGKLVSTVPTTLVQPLETSIVRNIYVHAGQVVHKGDLLAELDPTFTAADLKADQEQVDSFSAQVERLNAQLANRPYVPSVINGQSAMQLASYNQLQSQYHAGVQNFDQQIASLQATYQQAVGDVQQYSQRLALAANVEAMRSQLQQMQVGSRLDSLAAADTRLSIAGNLADANAQARKAQGDIASIEAQREAFIQQWFSNLSQQLQVAGNSLATAQQSLTKDTKIHQLVDIRADRDAVVLTLAHVSVGSVLQSGQQFISLTPLNAPLQVDANLDGSVSGFVAPGNPVDIKLSSLPFTMYGDLKGKVTSISADSFDPADVGSGAVSDVNGTAPTSLFYRAHIEIDGNELHNLPPGFVLTPGMPVDADVKIGKRTIMEYLAKRVLPAFTTGMREPN
- a CDS encoding potassium transporter Kup; amino-acid sequence: MTGIATPDDRQPNPRPTAAHPEPPGIGVTTALAALGIVFGDLGTSPLYTYQTIVEDIGGHPSAANALGLLSLVVWTLIVTISVKYCGLVMRADNHGEGGILALMSLVTKRGADHSRRGAAVLIAMGLFGAALIYGDGIITPAISVLSALEGVNVATDVLKPFVMPAALVVLLALFAAQTRGTASIGRLFGPIMLIWFLVIAALGLFGILKHPAVITALDPRHGITFLAHHGWRSFIVLGGVFLAITGGEALYADMGSVGRAPIRLSWYCIVLPALLLSYAGQTALLIQSPGLTSNPFFKLAPGWAVIPLVVLATVATIIASQAIITGAFSLTRQAMQLGWFPGLNIRQTSDREYGQIYVPFVNWTMMIGTLALTFGFGSSDRLAGAYGTAVSTTMLLTTALLYNAMRDLWHWPKPLALCVSGGFLIFDLAFFAANLLKLKEGGWLPLLLGIFIFLIMTTWRRGVDAVRARLAEHEMRPADFLANLKEGNIPRVHGAAVFLSRSGIDIPLVLVRHVAEMKALQETVVSLTLVFDEIPRVADEDRARVERIAEGLWRVTVRFGFVEVPSLTVALARAQEHGCPLNLDEAVFFAARDEVIRSKTRPRLAGWRRVIFAFMYRNAVRTPDRFDLPADRFLEVGRQVEL
- the fusA gene encoding elongation factor G, which produces MTSTPPLGLIRNIGITAHIDAGKTTTTERILYYTGVSHRIGEVHDGNTTTDYMDQERERGITITSAAVTCEWKGHRINIIDTPGHIDFNIEVNRSLRVLDGAIFIIEGVAGVQPQSETNWRLADRYNVPRIIFINKLDRTGADFYRAFDTLKEKLDIVALPLQLPIGIEDTFIGVVDLIEMKAIIWEGGELGAAFHDAPIPEDLAERAAEARQLLLDTAVSVDNLAMEEYFEKGDVSVETLKRCIKRGAIDGTFRPVLCGTAFKNKGVQPLLDAVLDYLPSPIDVPGIKIAADEDVEDTPELAAARRVIPANPDAPFAGLAFKIINDKYGTLTFVRVYSGTLKSGDTVMNTTKDHRERIGRMFQMHADKRAEIKEVSAGDIAAFVGLKDTGTGDTLASSDDPVVLERMAFPVPVIDISVEPKTKEGVEKMTLGLQKLAGEDPSLRLKTDQETGQTILSGMGELHLEIIIDRLKREYGVDANIGAPQVAYRETISKSHTETYTHKKQSGGSGQYAEVKITFEPLERNTGVVFENKVVGGTVPREYIPAVEKGIRVQADTGVLAGFQTVDFKYTLIDGKYHDVDSSALAFEIAAKACFRDGMKKAGPIILEPIMDVEVTTPNDHVGDVVGDLNRRRGMIQNQESSGSTVIVRAHVPLKEMFGYISHLRSMTKGRASFTMQFHHYDPVPRNVADEIMAKSA
- a CDS encoding tetratricopeptide repeat protein encodes the protein MAFGWLTSRKDTKLLQRGEALIEAGEGAEGFKLVARAAQTKLPAAEYRVGLCYLQGKGVPPSRTEGRRWLELSASQGFAEAQAALATLLVTGQAEDAPAGRRSGMFSEERAAQPDFITAERWARRAAEGGSADGQALLGYILSVGPEAIQNLEEAETWYKRCAESGSAQGKLGLGLSLLRRGGGDDALQSQGVASIVAAAAPEFDLPMAQYLHGVLLEHGVGLAKDMSSAIKLYEKAANRGLRSAMSRYGLALMEGRGHKADKVTGESWLRRAALAGDLEASALVGDLYAKGGDLPPNFAEAATWFQRAAEGGHAMAARALGMLYLTGAGVARNAEEAAIWFDRAAAAGNVRSQVDLANLVLQGDVRDADPDRMRSWFEQAAESGDLMAAFNFSVCLSRGFGIEPDPERAAFWMHRAADGIVNAQYHYGRMLADGTGIPVDMVAARIWFTKAADHGMADAQVALAEMMVNGRGGARDHHEAARLFAKAAASGHGGAMFGLGALYGGGHDVQTDRALAMHWFREAADRSHPQAQLMLARYLALGIAGPANLEEARVWFKRAQDNGIAEAAVEMRRYDAAATAPATSTPIELTESLEIHPPPQTTASLQLINR